The following proteins come from a genomic window of Aequorivita marisscotiae:
- a CDS encoding DUF4331 family protein, whose protein sequence is MKKSKLLAVIGGLGVAALSIFLISADHIDAPAVAGTTADITDFYAFEGESSNNFVFVANVQGLLPPGQPTDQAEFDETVLLEFNIDVDNDLKEDLVIQAIKRGDSMYFFGPSAPAMQGLESTIATSTRRSVKISTKDDVQITEENGMKFFAGPREDPFFFDFNKYNEVLAGTASSFDDPGTDTFAGTNVLSVVVEFPKSMLPAGTTGVNPFAPSTPMYNVWVEAKRKQ, encoded by the coding sequence ATGAAAAAATCAAAACTTTTAGCAGTAATCGGTGGATTGGGCGTAGCCGCACTATCGATATTTTTAATATCCGCAGATCATATTGATGCGCCTGCAGTGGCGGGTACCACCGCAGATATTACCGACTTTTATGCCTTTGAAGGGGAGAGTTCAAATAACTTTGTTTTTGTAGCAAACGTTCAAGGACTACTACCTCCTGGCCAACCTACCGATCAAGCTGAATTTGACGAAACGGTACTTTTAGAATTTAATATAGACGTGGATAACGACTTAAAGGAAGACTTGGTGATACAAGCCATTAAGCGAGGCGATTCTATGTATTTCTTTGGGCCCTCTGCACCAGCAATGCAAGGTTTAGAAAGCACCATTGCAACTTCAACTCGAAGAAGTGTAAAAATTTCTACAAAAGACGATGTGCAAATTACGGAAGAGAACGGGATGAAGTTTTTTGCTGGACCTCGTGAAGATCCTTTTTTCTTCGACTTTAATAAATACAACGAAGTGTTAGCAGGTACAGCTAGCAGTTTTGACGATCCAGGTACAGATACTTTTGCTGGTACTAATGTGTTAAGCGTGGTTGTGGAATTTCCAAAATCTATGCTACCTGCGGGAACTACTGGTGTTAATCCTTTTGCGCCATCTACACCTATGTATAATGTGTGGGTTGAAGCCAAAAGAAAACAATAA
- a CDS encoding anti-sigma factor, giving the protein MNPEEIIASGNLEMYVCGALPEDEAVAVEKAIKEFPEVRREVELIEKSLIHLAETVSPPVQAMTWSYILEKIRGNTHSGDTKVKPLNWPAITGWAAAILFMGGIMWMLKQSSELNNSLNVTTVENTILREEKLKAENQLAENTEVLEVLRSKDYQAYTLPGNQAVAPEAFAKVFLNKKENVAYIDIKGLPAPPRGKVYQVWSLKMEPLTPSSVGLISAESKIGEGIYKFVNFPDPEAFGITLEPEGGSETPTLSQLYTLGMITI; this is encoded by the coding sequence ATGAACCCCGAAGAAATTATAGCATCCGGCAATTTAGAAATGTACGTCTGTGGCGCTTTACCCGAAGACGAAGCTGTAGCGGTAGAAAAAGCCATTAAGGAATTTCCCGAAGTAAGACGTGAAGTTGAACTAATTGAGAAATCGTTAATACATTTAGCCGAAACTGTTTCGCCACCAGTACAAGCCATGACCTGGTCGTATATTTTGGAAAAAATTAGAGGAAATACTCATTCCGGAGACACTAAAGTTAAACCGCTCAATTGGCCAGCAATAACCGGCTGGGCAGCCGCGATTTTATTTATGGGTGGAATTATGTGGATGCTTAAACAATCTAGCGAATTAAACAACTCATTGAATGTAACAACTGTTGAAAATACAATTTTACGTGAAGAAAAACTTAAAGCTGAAAATCAATTAGCCGAAAATACCGAAGTGCTCGAGGTATTACGATCTAAAGATTACCAAGCCTATACCCTACCTGGGAACCAAGCCGTTGCTCCCGAAGCTTTCGCAAAAGTATTTTTAAACAAAAAAGAAAATGTAGCTTATATAGATATAAAAGGCTTGCCTGCGCCTCCTCGCGGTAAAGTATATCAAGTATGGTCGCTAAAAATGGAGCCTCTAACACCAAGCAGTGTAGGTTTAATTTCTGCGGAAAGCAAGATAGGCGAGGGAATTTACAAGTTTGTAAATTTTCCAGATCCTGAGGCATTTGGTATAACGCTGGAGCCTGAAGGGGGTAGTGAAACACCAACGCTATCGCAACTATATACTTTAGGAATGATAACTATTTAA
- a CDS encoding LETM1-related biofilm-associated protein, whose product MNPSAPDWILKFLNLFDKNDLLAPYQNDASFYIALKQTGFIYGVSVSALPKKSLGKLKLTKEELTKINLFHALYYQFYEKNKTATNKEAINSILSFYEHLEKRKAGFFKKFSLTQSASITLEHILSARLQEANTLLKKNTVSLLTFSLLYLDVLAYKQWLIDPISTKNYYKQLETAVLTGCFYTLKSKSSKTKYDKLLIELFETSSEYIIDTTDGGVATFLDSLNYLKSSEDSLEKNYLLDLCSLTVWEDLKMDEVEHQFLQQLLVTLNFSETELQKSLVALNSFSHTYTEKILLFEYSHPVKQFYKQSAATVKLLIIRNKDRLTRELEESGELVVLLGQSTIRDLSTEEKSKVREQLLDVCKTIPSLTIFLLPGGTVLLPLLVKFIPKLLPSSFQENRIDRFKAED is encoded by the coding sequence ATGAACCCGTCTGCACCCGATTGGATCTTAAAATTTCTAAATCTTTTTGATAAGAATGATTTATTGGCGCCTTATCAAAACGATGCTTCATTTTATATTGCCTTAAAGCAAACAGGTTTTATATATGGCGTATCGGTTTCCGCATTGCCAAAGAAATCGCTAGGTAAGTTAAAACTTACCAAGGAGGAACTCACCAAAATAAATCTTTTTCACGCGTTATATTATCAATTTTACGAAAAAAATAAAACTGCAACTAATAAAGAGGCCATAAATAGCATATTATCTTTTTACGAACACCTCGAAAAAAGAAAAGCTGGTTTTTTTAAGAAATTTTCACTTACACAAAGTGCATCAATCACGTTAGAACATATTCTTTCGGCTAGATTGCAGGAAGCCAATACTTTGCTGAAAAAGAATACGGTATCACTTTTAACATTTTCGTTGCTGTACTTAGATGTTTTGGCATATAAGCAGTGGCTTATAGACCCAATTTCAACAAAAAATTATTATAAGCAACTGGAAACCGCAGTGTTAACTGGCTGTTTTTATACGTTAAAATCGAAGAGTAGTAAAACAAAATACGACAAGCTGCTAATTGAACTTTTTGAAACTTCATCAGAATATATTATCGATACAACAGATGGTGGGGTAGCCACATTTTTAGATAGTTTAAACTATTTAAAAAGCAGCGAAGATTCCCTAGAAAAAAATTATTTATTAGATCTGTGCTCCCTCACCGTTTGGGAAGATTTAAAAATGGACGAAGTAGAACACCAATTTTTGCAGCAATTATTAGTGACGCTCAATTTTTCGGAGACAGAACTACAAAAAAGCCTAGTGGCGTTAAATTCATTTTCGCACACCTATACCGAAAAAATATTACTTTTTGAATATTCGCACCCGGTGAAACAATTTTACAAACAATCTGCGGCTACCGTAAAATTGTTAATTATTCGAAATAAAGATAGATTAACACGCGAACTGGAGGAAAGTGGCGAATTAGTTGTGCTATTGGGACAATCTACTATCCGCGATTTATCTACGGAAGAAAAATCGAAGGTGCGGGAACAATTGCTCGATGTGTGCAAAACAATTCCTTCACTAACAATTTTTTTGCTTCCGGGCGGAACAGTGCTTTTGCCACTTTTGGTAAAGTTTATTCCAAAGCTTTTACCTTCGTCCTTTCAAGAAAATAGAATAGACAGATTTAAAGCTGAAGATTAA
- a CDS encoding LytR/AlgR family response regulator transcription factor yields MNVLIIEDEKPSARYLQRMLMKQEVHISQMLHSVEEAIDWFLNNKHPDLIFLDIQLSDGLSFEIFDAVEVNSAIIFTTAFDEYALQAFKLNSIDYLLKPIDEEELQTAVEKYKTFKPSAKNVQLNFEDIKKLLVNPVEREYKKRFTTKIGQHIKMISVDEIECFYSENKGTYAHTVDGRDYLLETTLEQLEEELSPETFFRISRKFYVNINSIKDIISYTNSRLQLKLNSYKEQEVVVARERVKNFKLWLE; encoded by the coding sequence ATGAACGTACTCATTATTGAAGACGAAAAACCTTCCGCACGTTACTTGCAACGCATGTTAATGAAGCAGGAAGTACATATTAGCCAAATGCTCCACAGCGTTGAGGAAGCTATAGATTGGTTTTTGAATAACAAGCACCCGGATCTTATTTTTTTGGATATACAATTAAGCGATGGACTTTCCTTCGAAATTTTTGATGCAGTTGAAGTAAATAGTGCCATTATTTTTACCACTGCCTTTGACGAATATGCGCTTCAGGCCTTTAAGTTAAACAGCATAGATTATTTATTGAAACCTATTGATGAAGAGGAATTGCAAACTGCCGTTGAAAAGTACAAAACTTTTAAACCCAGTGCCAAAAACGTGCAACTTAACTTTGAGGATATTAAAAAATTGCTTGTAAATCCTGTAGAACGCGAATACAAAAAGCGATTTACCACTAAAATAGGGCAACACATTAAAATGATTTCGGTAGATGAAATTGAGTGTTTTTATTCTGAAAACAAAGGAACTTACGCTCATACCGTAGATGGCCGCGATTATTTATTAGAAACTACTTTAGAACAGTTAGAAGAGGAACTTTCTCCTGAAACGTTCTTCCGAATTAGCAGAAAATTTTATGTAAACATCAATTCAATTAAGGATATAATTTCATACACAAACTCGCGCTTGCAATTGAAATTGAACAGTTATAAAGAGCAAGAAGTTGTGGTGGCGCGCGAACGGGTAAAAAATTTTAAACTTTGGTTAGAATAG
- a CDS encoding tetratricopeptide repeat protein, whose amino-acid sequence MKKIITLFVAILFFACQDKPKKITNSKDYNAYLITSNTPSLDAIKADLEFWQNRFKDDSTHLMEMTRLSGIHGALFGNTGDISELKISEKLIEKSLRTSARNKDVYLRSLAHNYISQHRFREAQELLDSAYKYPDNRKETEMMLFDVAMELGNYQSADTLLGNIKDPKDFNYLIRLAKWSDHNGNLDAAIKYLEQAQQIAEQRNNKALKLWIYSNIGDFYGHAGRLKDSYSSYLKTLELEPDNAYAKKQIAWMVYSFEKNPKEANRILDSIMVNHKAPDYHLLKAEIAAFEGNASEVNRQNQLFLKATENTNYGEMYNAYLIELYAETAPETALRLAETEVNNRATPETYQLLAYAQLKAGQKEAALKTIEEQVAGKTSEPKALFNAALVYKANGMDKKVASFKEELLGAGYELGPVTAKAISKL is encoded by the coding sequence ATGAAAAAAATAATCACATTATTCGTTGCGATCTTATTTTTTGCTTGTCAGGACAAACCAAAGAAAATTACTAACAGTAAAGATTACAATGCATATTTAATCACCAGTAATACACCCTCTTTGGATGCTATTAAAGCAGATTTAGAGTTTTGGCAGAATCGCTTTAAAGATGATTCTACACATTTAATGGAAATGACCCGGTTGTCTGGAATTCATGGCGCCCTTTTTGGAAATACGGGCGATATTTCAGAATTAAAAATTTCTGAAAAGCTAATTGAAAAGTCATTGCGCACTTCGGCCAGAAATAAAGATGTTTATTTGCGAAGTTTGGCACACAATTATATTTCGCAACACAGGTTTCGGGAAGCTCAGGAATTGTTAGACAGTGCGTATAAATACCCGGACAATAGAAAAGAAACTGAAATGATGCTTTTTGATGTTGCAATGGAACTGGGTAATTATCAAAGCGCCGATACATTATTGGGAAATATTAAAGATCCAAAAGATTTTAATTACCTTATTCGTTTGGCTAAATGGAGCGATCATAACGGCAATCTGGACGCCGCTATAAAATATCTGGAACAAGCGCAACAAATTGCAGAGCAACGAAACAACAAAGCATTAAAATTGTGGATTTATAGTAATATAGGCGATTTCTACGGCCACGCGGGCCGCCTAAAAGATTCGTACAGCAGTTATTTAAAAACGTTAGAATTGGAACCCGATAATGCCTATGCGAAAAAGCAAATAGCTTGGATGGTATATTCTTTTGAAAAAAATCCTAAAGAAGCAAATCGTATTTTAGATTCTATTATGGTGAATCATAAAGCGCCGGATTATCATTTGTTAAAAGCTGAAATCGCTGCATTTGAAGGAAATGCTTCGGAAGTAAATAGGCAAAACCAATTGTTTTTAAAAGCCACCGAGAATACAAATTATGGCGAAATGTACAATGCTTATTTAATTGAGCTTTACGCCGAAACTGCACCAGAAACGGCCCTGCGGTTAGCTGAAACAGAGGTGAATAATCGCGCTACTCCAGAAACCTACCAATTATTGGCGTATGCACAATTAAAAGCGGGGCAGAAGGAAGCTGCTTTAAAAACCATTGAAGAACAGGTAGCGGGCAAAACGTCAGAACCCAAGGCACTTTTTAACGCTGCATTAGTTTATAAAGCCAACGGAATGGACAAAAAAGTAGCCTCTTTTAAAGAGGAACTATTGGGTGCAGGTTATGAATTGGGCCCGGTAACTGCAAAGGCAATTTCGAAACTTTAG
- a CDS encoding DUF4331 family protein: protein MKTYKYITLFALFTASLLFVQCSDDDDNVIMQETCNDGVLNGDETEIDCGGTTCEPCGVVLDFSGTYKQEDQMGRPGINTVFGTEGFKDAFNVTVPSEMQVAFQNKFEARLLALNPGYTSNALGLNAEVFTTVLSNDVLWLAQSGITTYFNGTEVLTGRALSDDVIDISLLLIFGGADGTENPGLTSDGVPTNDVAFATSFPYLAGPF from the coding sequence ATGAAAACTTATAAATATATAACTCTATTTGCCTTATTTACCGCTTCACTATTGTTTGTACAATGTTCTGATGACGACGATAATGTTATAATGCAAGAAACGTGTAATGACGGAGTTTTAAACGGCGATGAAACAGAAATTGATTGCGGGGGAACTACTTGCGAACCCTGTGGCGTGGTGCTAGATTTTAGCGGAACCTACAAACAGGAAGATCAAATGGGGCGTCCGGGTATAAACACCGTTTTTGGAACCGAAGGTTTTAAAGATGCATTTAATGTAACGGTGCCTTCAGAAATGCAGGTGGCATTCCAAAATAAATTTGAAGCTAGACTATTGGCATTAAATCCTGGATACACAAGCAATGCACTTGGTTTAAATGCTGAAGTATTTACAACTGTATTATCTAATGATGTACTTTGGTTAGCGCAATCCGGAATAACCACTTACTTTAACGGAACCGAAGTTTTAACGGGTAGAGCTTTGAGTGATGATGTAATAGATATATCCTTATTGCTCATATTTGGGGGCGCAGACGGAACCGAAAATCCTGGTTTAACCAGCGATGGCGTGCCAACAAACGATGTAGCTTTCGCTACTAGCTTTCCATATTTGGCCGGTCCTTTTTAA